One window of Haemorhous mexicanus isolate bHaeMex1 chromosome 16, bHaeMex1.pri, whole genome shotgun sequence genomic DNA carries:
- the LOC132334580 gene encoding serine/threonine-protein kinase pim-1-like — protein sequence MARSPPLPVSLPLPGRAMPPARPRPRAGLPRPRPRASRRGLASGRLWSYWRWRCWAGISAWDRGGIASLWLRLARAWPRPRPRPRPRPRPRPRPRPRPRPLPGPAEDTGGAAAPAASAAACPARAPPLGSAAAGPEPPLSRCRERTPGDGRPGALEGRSGAVAGPGPSADSRVPPAGKAQQGLKEQYRLGSLLGRGGFGSVFAATRLSDGAPVAIKRVPRERVRHWGEMPDGTSAPLEIVLLAKVSTGFPGVVQLLEWLELPNDVLMVLERPERCQDLQHFIRARGFLPEEVARELFRQVLEAVRHCTSCGVLHRDIKPENILVDLATGQAKLIDFGCGTYLQDTAYTHFAGTRSYSPPEWTHFGWYYGRPATIWSLGILLHQMVCGEHPFRRGQNISWDHQLSLPQGLSQECQDLIRRCLSMLDLERPSLEELLCHPWMQDIHLP from the exons aTGGCCAG gtcccctcctctcccagtctctctCCCCTTGCCCGGTCGGGCcatgcccccggcccgcccccggccccgggcggggctgccccgtcCCCGGCCCCGGGCGTCCCGCCGCGGTCTCGCCTCCGGCCGGCTCTGGTCGTACTGGcggtggcgctgctgggcgggcatcagtgcctgggacaggggcggcatcgcctccctttggctccgcctggcccgagcctggccccggccccggccccggccccggccccggccccggccccggccccggccccggccccggccccggcccctcccggggcCCGCGGAGGACAcaggcggcgcggccgctcccgccgcctccgctgccgcttgcccggcccgagctccgccgctcggcagcgcggccgccggccccgagccgccgctgtcccgctgcagggagcgaacgcctggggatggccgGCCTGGGGCGCTtgaggggcgctcgggggccgttgccggccccgggccgagcgctgacagccgcgtcccgccggcagggaaggcgcagcagggcctgaaggagcagtaccggctgggctcgctgctggggcgcggcggcttcggcagcgtcttcgcggccacgcggctctcggacggcgccccg gtggccatcaaaagggTGCCACGGGAGCGCGTCCGGCACTGGGGCGAGATG cccgacggcaccagcgcacccctggagatcgtgctgctggccaaggtgtccactggcttccctggtgtggtccagctgctggagtggcttgaGCTCCCCAACGATGTCTTGATGGTGCTCGAGCGCCCGgagcggtgtcaggacctgcagcatttcattcgGGCACGGGGCTTCCTGCCCGAGGAGGTGGCGCGGGAgctgttccgccaggtgctggaggccgtgcggcactgcaccagctgcggggtcctgcacagggacatcaaaccagagaacatcctggttgacctggccaccgggcaggccaaattgattgactttggctgtggcacctacctgcaggacacagcctacactcactttgcag gaacacGGTCATACAGCCCCCCGGAATGGACCCACTTTGGCTGGTACTATGGCAGGCCAGctaccatctggtccctgggcatcctgctgcaccagatggtctGTGGGGAGCATCCTTTCAGGAGGGGCCAGAACATCAGCTGGGACCATCAACTCTCGctgccacaagggctctctcaag AGTGCCAAGATCTGATCAGGCGGTGTTTATCCATGCTGGACTTGGAAAGGCCCTCattagaagagctgctctgtcatccttggatgcaggatattcatctgccctag
- the LOC132334581 gene encoding olfactory receptor 14J1-like, whose product MSNSSSISHFLLLALADTRQLQLLHFCLLLGISLAALLGNGLIISAVACGHHLHTPMFFFLLNLALSDLGSICTTVPKAMHNSLWDTRTISYSGCAAQLFLFLFFISAESSLLTIMCYNRYVSICKPLHYGTLLGSRACAHMAAAAWASAFLTALLHTANTFSLPLCHGNALGQFFCEIPQILKLSCSKSYLRELKVSVFTVCIAFGCFVFIVFSYVQIFSAVLRIPSEQGRHKAFSTCLRHLAVVSLFLSTIMFAHLKPPSISSPSLDLALSVLYSVVPPALNPLIYSLRNQELKAAVRSLITGWFQKHQAAC is encoded by the coding sequence atgtccaacagcagctccatcagccacttcctcctgctggcactggcagacacgcggcagctgcagctcctgcacttctgcctcttgctgggcatctccctggctgccctcctgggcaacggcctcatcatcagcgccgtagcctgcggccaccacctgcacacgcccatgttcttcttcctgctcaacctggccctcagcgacctgggctccatctgcaccactgtccccaaagccatgcacaattccctctgggacaccaggaccatctcctactCAGGATGCGCGGCACAGCTCTTTCTGTTCCTCTTCTTCATTTCAGCAGAGTcttccctcctgaccatcatgtgctacaaccgctacgtgtccatctgcaaacccctgcactacgggaccctcctgggcagcagagcttgtgcccacatggcagcagctgcctgggccagtgcctttctcactgctctgctgcacacagccaatacattttccctgcccctgtgccatggcaatgccctgggccagttcttctgtgaaattcctcagatcctcaagctctcctgctccaaatcctACCTCAGGGAACTTAAGGTTTCTGTTTTCACTGTCTGTATAgcttttggttgttttgtgttcattgttttctcctatgtaCAGATCTTCAGTGccgtgctgaggatcccctctgagcagggacggcacaaagccttttccacctgcctccgtcacctggccgtggtctccctgttcctcagcactaTCATGTTTGCTCACCTGAAGcccccctccatctcctccccatccctggatctggccctgtcagttctgtactcggtggtgcctccagccctgaaccccctcatctacagcctgaggaaccaggagctcaaggctgcagtgcGGTCATTGATAACTGGATGGTTTCAGAAACATCAAGCTGCTTGCTAG